The stretch of DNA ACCGGCGGGCCAGCGCCGCCCGGGAGGCCCCGCACTCGGCGGCCAGTCCGGCCACCGTCCAGGCCCGTCCGGGGTCGGCGTGCAGCAGCCGCAGCGCCCGGCCCACCACCGGGTCGGTGCGGGCCCGGTACCAGGCCGGCGCGGTGCTGCGCTCCCGGGCGAACCAGGCCCGCAGCGCGCCGATGAGCAGCAGGTCCAGCAGCCGGTCCAGGACGACCTCCTGGCCGGGCTCGTCGCGCCCGATCTCTTCGGCGAGCATCGACGGCAGCGGGGTGTCCCAGGAGTCGGCGGGCACGTGCGCCAGCGGCGGGAGGACGTCGAGCAGGCGCCGGCTGACCTCGCCCTCCACCAGGTAGGTGCCGACCAGCATCTCGGTGGAGGCGTGCTCGCCGTCGCCCCAGGTGCGCACGCCCAGCGACATCGTCTCCCAGAGCGGCTCGCCGTAGAGGGTGTGGCACTTCTGGTCGGCGTCGATCACCGCCCGGGTGGGCGAGGCCGGGTCGTCGGCGACCGTATAGGGGCCGTTCCAGCGCACCACCGCCACGTCGCCCGGGCCCAGCCGCACCGGTTCGGCGCCCTCGCAGGCCATGTACGCCTCGCCGCGGACCACCGCGGTCAGGCTCAGCGGAGCCTCGTCCTCCACCCGGATCGACCAGGGGGGTTCGAGCAGCGTGCGGAGCAGGAAGGCGCCGCGCGCCCGCGGGCCGTCGAGCAGGCCCGTCAGTTCGTCCATCCCGGATCGACCTCCCAGCACCGAGGCCCCCGCGCCGCCGGGAAGCCGCCGAACGGAACCGATGATAGACGCTCGCGTATGCGGGTGAGCGCTGAACCCATAGTCCGTCTCGCCCGGGTCCGGTTCAATCGAGATCGTTCAGCGGTCCCGCCGGGGCCGCCCGCCGGGAGGAGAGACCCATGCAGGACCTGTTGCGCACCGCCGCCGGGGTGGCGGCCCTGATCGCGGCCGGCCTGAACGCGGGCCTGTTCTTCGGCTTCACCACGGCCGTCATGCCGGGGCTGAGCGGAGCCTCCGACACCGCGTTCATCGACGTGATGCAGCGGATCAACCGGAGGATCCTCAACCCGCGGTTCTTCTCGGTGTTCTTCGGCGCCCCGCTCCTGGCGCTGCTCTGGGCGGTGGCGGCGACCGGTTCCGGCGCCGCCCCGGCGGTGCCGGCCTGGGCCGCGTTCGCGCTGCTGGCCGGGCACTTCCTGATCACCGTGGCGGTCAACGTGCCGCTGAACAACGCGCTGGAGGCCGCGGGGCAGGCCGGCCGGGCGGCCGACCCGGCGCAGGTCCGGGCCCGCTTCGAGGGGCCGTGGAACCGGTGGAACCAGGTCCGTACGGTGCTCAGCGCCGCGGCACTGGCCTGCGCGGCCGCCGGCCTCGCCCTGCTCTGATCCGCCGCGGTCGTGGCGCCGGTCCGATCGCTCGGACCGGCGCCGGCGCGCTCAGGGCTCCAGGTCCAGGGCGGCCTTTCCGCTGCCGTCCATGTAGAGCGGCACCGAGGCGTGCGCGTGCACGATCTCCCAGCGGCCTCCGGTCCTGCGCAGGCCGACCGTCTCCCGGAACCACACGCGGCTCTTCTCCCCGCCGGCCCGCTCCCCGGTGAGCAGGGCCAGGCCGTGGCAGAAGGCGACGTTGCCCCCGACGAACACCTTCAGGTCGCGGCTCTCGATGCCGACCGGGCCGGTGAAGGAGTCGTACCACTCCTGCAGTCCGCCGGGGTCGCGCGCCTGGTCGCCGGCGTAGCGCAGCGGCGGCGCCAGTTCGTAGGTCACCACGTCGGGCGCGATCCGGGCGAGGCTGGCCTGCACGTCCTTGGCCCGCATCGCCGCCGCGCGCTCCTCCAGCAGCCTGCGGATCTCGGCCTCGTCGGCCCCGGTGTCCGTCGTGTCCGCCATGGCCGCTGCTCCTCTCCGGGGCGGTCCCGCCCCTGTCGCCGCTCTCCCCTCTATGACCGCGGCCGGCCGGAGAAGTCATCGCGCGCCGCGCGGCCGGGCAGGAACCGGAGGCCCAGGCCGAGCACGACCGCCGCCCCGCACACCCCGGCGGCGGCCACCGCGGCACCGGGCGGGGCGAACTCGGCGACGGCGCCGGCCGCGGCGAACCCCGCCCCCTGGGTGATCATCATCCCGGCCGAGGAGATCGCGAACACCCGGCCGCGCAGCGCCTCCGGGGCGGCCTCCAGCAGCAGGGCGTCCACCGCCAGGGTGTAGCCGAAGCCGAGCGCGCCCACGGCCAGCGCGGCCACCGCCACCGCCGGCGCCGGGTCGGCGAGGAAGACCGGGAAGGGGGCGAACACCAGCAGGGCCGCCGGCACCATCCAGCGGCGCCGCTGCTCCGCGGTGAGCAGCGAGCCGGCCAGCAGCTCCCCGGCCACGGTGCCCACCGGGTCGGCGGTCAGCAGCAGTGCGACGAGCAGCGGGCCGCCGCCCATCCCGTCGGCGAGCGGCGCGGCCAGCGCCTCGGGCCACACCGCCAGCGCCGGCGGGACCCAGATGAGCAGCAGCACCGCGCGCAGCCGGGGGGCGCCGAACGCCTCCCGGACCCCGGCCAGCGAGTCGCCGAGCAGCCGCCCGCCCGCGCCGGCGGCCTGCCGCGCGGGCCGGGCCGGGGTGCCCAGGCCGATCAGCGCGGCGGAGGCGGCCATCAGCGCCGCGGCGACCAGCAGCGCGGTGGACGGCCGCACCAGCAGGAGCAGGGTGCCGCCGAAGGAGAAGCCGGCGATCTGCGCGGTCTGCGCGGCCATCCGCAGCAGGGAGCGGCCCAGCGGGAACACCTCGGCGGGCAGCACGTCGGCGAGCGCGGCCGAGCGGCTCCCGGAGTACACCGGGGCGATGGTGCCGCTGACCGCGAGCAGGGCCAGCATCACCGGGATGGGCGTGCCGGGCAGGGCCATGGCGGCCATGACGGCGCCGACCGCGCCCTGGGCGGCCACCATGACCCGGCGCGCGGGGAAGCGGTCGGCCGCCGCGGACAGCAGCGAGGCGCCGAGCAGGTGCGGCAGGAACCCAAGCGCGAAGGCGAGCGCCGACAGCAGCGGCGACCCGGTGCGCTGAAAGATCAGCACCGAGAGCGTGACCTGCACCGCGACCTGGGCGAGGATGGCGAGGACCTCGGCGGCGAACAGCACCCGGAACTCGGGCACGGCGAGCGCCCCCGCATATCCCTGGCGGGGTCCGGACACATCGGCGGAGCGGCCGTCGGCCGCGGAGGAAGGCATGCCCCCACGCTGCCGGGGCGGACCGGCCCGCTCAACGGATTCGCCCCTGCCCGAATCCTCCGCGCCGACCTCTCCATCCTTCCTGCTCAGGACGTTCGGCTTCTCGCCCGGTCGATTCCGCTCGCCGAACGCCCGCAAAGTCATTCCTTGACACGAATATTCTTTATGGAGAATAATTCGGGCCATGGACGACGGACTCCTCACCGCACTGGCCGACCCGGCCCGCTGGCGGCTGGTGAACCTGCTGGCCGAACGGCCCCGCCCGGTCGGCGTCCTGGCCGAACTCGCCGGGGCGCGCCAACCGCAGACCACCAAGCACCTGCAGACCCTGGAGCGCGCCGGCCTCGTCACCTCGCAGCGCAGCGGCCAGCGCCGCATCTACGCGCTGCGGGCCGCCCCGCTGCACGACCTGGCCGGCGTCCTCACCCGGCTCGCCGACGCCGCCGACCGGTCCGGCGGCCCGGACAGCACCTTCGACCGCTACGGACGCGGCCTGCACGCCGAGCGGGCGGCCGCCGGCGAGGGGGCGGGGTGGGCCGACGGCCGCTCGTTCGCCTTCTCCCGGCCGCTGGCCGGCCGCCCCGAGGCGGTCTGGCTGCACCTCACCGAGACCGACCTGCTCGCCCGCTGGTGGGCACCGGAGGACCTGCGCGTCTCCGAGCTCGCCTTCGACGCGCGGCCGGGCGGGCGCATCGTCCTGGAGTACCGCGACGCCGAGGACGCGAGCGGCTCCGACCAGGTCGCCGGCCGCGCCGAGGGCGCCGTCGAGGAGGCGAGCCCAGGCGAGCGCCTCACCTACCGGCTCTCCCCGCTGCTGCCCGACGGCACCCCGGCCTTCACCGCCCGCGTCGGCTTCCGCCTCCGCCCCACCGATGCCGGCACCGGCCTCGACGTCGACTACCGGATCACCGACAGCACCACCGACTCCGCGGACTTCATCGCCGGCATCGAGATCGGCTTCGGCCAGAGCCTCGACAGGCTCGCGGCGAACATCGCGGCCCACGCCCACGACACCGACAGGAGCATCTGATGGGACGACTGATCATCAACACCGGCATGACCGTCAACGGGGCCTTCGAGGCGCCGGCGCCCGAACCGCACGGCGGATGGCTGGTCACCGACCCCGACAGCATGCAGGCCGGACTCGAAATGTGGCTGGCGGCCGACGCCATGGTGCTGGGGCGCAGAACCTACGAAGGGCTGTCCAAGGCCTGGCCCGCACTCGCCGACGCCCCGGGGTTCGAGGCCTATGCGGCCCGCATGAACGGCATGCCCAAGTACGTCGCCTCCCGGACCCTGAACGCGCCGCTGGAGTGGAACGCCACCCTCCTGGAAGGGGACCTCGCCGATGCCGTGAAGGCGCTCAAGGCCGAGCACCACGGCAACCTGATCGTCCCCTGCGCCGGGGAACTGACCCGCGACCTTATCGCCCGCGGCCTGGTCGACGAGTTCTGGTTCACCGTCAGCCCCTACCTGTGGGCGGCCGGGCCGCGGATCTTCGACGACGTCGGCCCCCTCCGGCTGGAGCTCACCGCCGCCACGACCTTCCCCTCGGGCGTGGTCCGCCTCTGCTACCGGCCCGCCTCCGCGGGCACGCCCGCCGCCTGATGACCTGCCGCTCGTTCCCGGGCCGCCGAGACCGCGTGGGGACGTCCTCCGGGACGACGGCCGTGGCGCTGCGGGAATGATCGGAGCGCCCTTCCGCATCGCAGCATCACGATCGTCGGGGGAAGGGATGGGACACAAGGCGTTTCCCGCTGCACGCCGCTCTTCCCCATCCGGCGATCTGGGCTCACGCGAACGCGTCCGCGCCGCTCGGGGCGGGCGGGAGCAGACGCGCCAGGACCTGCGGCCGTTCCAGGCAGGCGACCACGATGACGCCGTCCGCCGACTCCCCCTGGACGGAGAGTCCGCCCTCGTTCGGGCCGAGGAGGACGGCACACTGCCCGGGCGGGGCCGGGACGAACGTCACCGACGGCGGGTTCCCCACGGCGTTGCCGAAGCACCCCGCTTCCACATGGTCGAACAGTGCGGTCCGCGGCCCCCGCGGCGGTCCTGCATCCTAGGCGTGCGGTCGGGACCCGGCCGCGAGGAGGAACCGGAGAGGGGGCGGCGCGGTGGCCGGACGGGTGGTCTTCGGCCACGAGGACCTGATGCGCTGCAGGTTCGCGGTGTCCCCGCTGTGGGAGACCTTCGCCGCGGTGCACACCCTCTTCGAGCCGCACCGGCAGGGCTTCCACCTGCCGTGGGTGCGCGCCGCGCGGCTGCCGGCGGAGGTGGACCTGGAACCGTTCCGGCTGCTCCTGCCGCGCCCCGGATACGTCCCCGACTTCCTCACCCCGCCGCCGCTGGGGCCGCTCGCCCCCATCGAGGAGGAGCTGGAGCGGCTGCGCGCCATCCCGCCCGCGCAGGTCGGCGCCGAGCTGCGGGCCTGCCTGCTCGATCCGCGCCGGGCCCTGCCCGCCTCAGCGACCGATCCGCTGCTCGCCGATCCCGCGGCGACCCGGGACGCCATGGCCGACCTGCTCTCGGCCTGCTGGGAGCACCTGCTGCGCCCGCACTGGCCCCGGCTGCGCGCCCTGCTCGACGCCGACGTCGCCGACCGCTCGCGCACCCTCGCCGAGCACGGCCTGGAGCGGCTGGTGACCGCCCTGGACGGCCGGCTCACCTGGAAACAGGGGACGCTGCACGTGGAGAGCAGGGCCGCCGCGGACGAGCTCCGCCTGGACGGGCGCGGCCTGCTGCTGATGCCCAGCGCGTTCGTCTGGCCCGAGCTGATCCTGGTCGGCGACGAGCCCTGGCAGCCGACGCTCATCTACCCGGCACGCGGTATCGGGGAGCTCTGGTCGCCCCCGCCCGGCCGCCCGCCCGAGGCCCTGGCCGCGGTACTCGGCCGCACCCGGGCCCGGCTGCTGGTCGCCCTGTCCCGCCCGGAGACCACCACCGGCCTCGCCGCCCGGCTGGGCCTCAGCCCGGCGAGCGTCTCCGCCCACCTCACCGCGCTGCGCGACGCCGGCCTGCTGGAGTCCTGGCGCTCCGGCCGCAGGGTCTTCTACGCCCGGACGGCCCTGGGCACCGCGCTGACCGGCGAGAACACCGATCCCGGCTGAGCGGCCGGCCCTCCTCCGATCGCTGCCCCCGCGGTGCCCGCCATGACGCCGCTCCGCCCGAAGCCGTCCACCCGGTCGACGCCGCTGATCCGGTAGAGCCCAATGCCGAGCACTCCTGGCTGTACCGGCCTGAATCGGGACCGGAGCCGTCCGACCGGCACCGAACGGGGTGCTTCTGGAGGCTCCTCGCGAAATGGACGGACCGGGGCGGACGGTAACAAATTCATCTCTTTGCGATCGCCATACTTTCTCCGTTGCCATGGTTCGCCTACGAATCCACCGGCATAGGGGGCGGGATGGAATTCTCCGAGAGAATCGCCGCGGCCACCGCGAAAGTCCAGCAGCACCGCGAGGTGACCCAGACCGAAGAGGCGGCGAAGAACGCCTTCGTCATGCCGTTCATCTCGACCGTCCTCGGCTACGACGTCTTCGACCCGCTTGAGGTGGTCCCCGAATTCACCGCGGACGTGGGGGTGAAGAAGGGGGAGAAGGTCGACTACGCCATCATGCGCGACGGCGAGGTACAAATGCTCGTAGAGTGCAAGCAGGCGAACGGCCCTCTCAAGGTGGAACACGCGTCTCAGCTGTACCGGTACTTCGCCGTCACCAACGCGCGCATCGCCGTGCTCACGAACGGCGTCGTCTACCAGTTCTACACCGACCTCGAAAAGCCGAACCAAATGGACTCCAGGCCGTTCCTCGTCCTCGACCTTCTCGACGTCGACGAAACCCTCATCCCGGAACTGCGCAAACTCAGCAAGGACGCGTTCGATCTTGACTCGGTGATCAGCGCGGCCGAGAAACTGAAGTACATAGGCGAGATCAAGCGGACGCTCGCCGCCCAGTTCCAGGAGCCCGAGGAGGAATGGGTCAGGTTCTTCACCTCCCGGGTGCACGGAGGCGTGTTCACCAGGCGGGTGCGCGAGCAGTTCACCTCGCTCGTCAGGGAGGCGGCCTCGCAGTTCCTCAATGACCAGGTGAACGGGCGGTTGAAGACGGCCCTGAGTTCGAGTCTTCCGCCGACCGGGCAGGAGGAGGAGCTCGAGGAGGAGGCCGAGGAGTCGCCGGACCGGGACGCCGGCATCGAGACCACCCTCGAGGAGCTGGAGGGCTACCGGATCGTCAAAGCGATCGCGTGCAGCGAGGTCAAACCGCAGCGGATCGCGCACCGCGACTCCAAGTCGTACTTCGCGATCCTCCTGGACGACAACAACAGGAAGCCGATCGCGCGGCTGCGTTTCAACGGCCGGACGAAGAAGTACCTCAGCACCTTCGACGCCGACAAGAACGAGACACGGCATCTCCTCAACTCGCTGGACGACATCTACCTGCACGCCGAGGAGATCCGTGAGGGGGTCCGCCGCCAGCTGAGCTGAGGAGCCCTGCAACCGTCCTTGCTTCCGGGGCCGCCCACGTGGCCGCGTTCCACGGCGGCGAGGGGCCGGGGCGGGGATTCGACGGGGAGCAGCGGCCCGTCGTTCTCCACCTCGGTTGCGAAGCGGTGCCGGAACCCCGCGTCGCCGCCCGGCCCCGCTCGGCCCGGCGTCAGGCCGCCCGGTGGGCGCCGGGCAGGGCCGAGGACGGGCGAACCCGGCGAAGGCCAGGCCGATGCAGAAGCCCGCGGCCTCCTCCAGCTGGCGGGCGCGGGAGAGCGGGCGTGCCGCCCAGGTCGCGGACCATCCGGCCGACGGTCTCCAGCGCGCCGGTGTCGTCGCCGCACATCGCGACCGTGCCGGCGGCCGCGCCGCCTTCCGCCCAGTGCGCCGCGGGGAACAGGTGGAACGCCTTCACCACGTGTGCGCCGGGGGCCAGCCCGGCGATCCGCTGCGCCGCCGAACCGCCGGCGCCGACCTGGAGCACGCCGCTGCCGTGCAGCACCGCGTTGCTCGGGTCGATCAGCGGGGTACCGGCCAGTGCGCCGTCCGCCGCGCCCGGGTCGGGCCCGGTGCCCGCGTCCCTGTGCCGGGCATGAGCGTCCCGAGGCGCGAGGCGCGGCGGAGGATTCCGCTCGCCCGCACCCGGTCAGGGCGGCACAGGCGATGCGCTCGGTGCTCGCGCCGGCTACGCGGGGGTGGCGCCGATAAAAATATGGCGATAATATTTTTTCATGGCACGTACCGCGGATCACGATGAACGCAGGCGGCAGGTGGCCGATGCGCTGCTGCGCACGGTGGCCCGGCGGGGCCTGGCCCGGACGACGCTGGTCGACGTCGCCGAGGAGGCCGGGGTCTCGGTAGGGCTGGTGCAGCGCTACTTCCGCTCCAAGACCGACCTGCTCCGCTTCGGCGTGGACCACGTCTACCGGCGCGGCGCGGACCGGCTGGCCGGGATCGAACTCGCACCGCCCCTCCGCGACCTGATGCTGAAGGTGACCGAGACGCTCCTGCCCCTGGACGACGACCGGCGCACCGAGCTCGCGGTGTGGCTGGAGTTCATCGCCGCCTCGCTCACCGACCCGGAGATGGCCCGCATCCACCGGGAGGCCACCCGGAAGATCGTCGACGGGCTGGCCGACGGGCTCCGCGGCGCGCAGGAGCGCGGCGAGCTCCGCGCCGACCTGGACCCGCGCGCCGAGGCCGCCGCGCTGACGGCCTTCGTGGACGGCCTCACCCTGCACCACCTCGCCACCGGCGAGGAATTCGAGGCCGAGGCGGTCCGCGCCGCCCTGGCCGGCTACATCGACCGGCTGTTCGGCACCGGGGGGCGGGAGTGACCTCCGGACTGGCCGCGATCCTCGCCGGCCTGGCCCTGCTGGACAGCATGAGCGTCGGCACCCTGTTCATCCCGGTCTGGCTGATGCTCGCCCCCGGCCGGATCCGCCCCCTCCGGTTCGCCGCCTACCTGGCCACGGTCGCGGTGTTCTACTTCCTGCTCGGCGCCGTGCTCAGCCTGGGCGCGGGAGCCGCCCTGCCGGGGGCGGCCGACCCGTCCGGCGGTCCCGCCGCGGCGGGACCCTCCCCGCTGCTCCGGTCCGCCATCGGGGCCGTCCTGCTGGTCGGCGGCTTCGTCCTGGAGCGGCGGGAGCGCAACCGGCAGGGGCACCCCCGCCGCCTGGTCCAGTGGCGGGAGCGGGCCATGACCGGCAGCGGCGGGGCGGCCGCCCTGATGGCGCTGGCCGTGGCGGCCGCACTGCTGGAGGCCGCGACCCTGCTGCCGTTCCTCGGCGCCATCGGCATCATGGCCGGACTCGGCCTTTCCGCGGCCGCGACGGCCGCGGGGCTGGCGATGTACTGCCTGATCATGGTGGCGCCTGCGGTCGCGCTCTTCCTCGGCAGGCTCTTCGCCCACGCCCGCATCGCCCCTTACCTGGAGCGGTTCGACCGCTGGTCGACCCGGAACGGCGGCAAGGTCATCGCCTGGGCCCTCCAGGGCCTCGGCGGCTTCCTGCTGGGCAACGGCCTGCTCGTGCACTTCCTCGGCTGAGCCCGCGGCCGCGGCCCCGGCGGATACCGGCCGGTCCGCCCCGCGACCAGGCGGGAAGAGGGCCCTCCGGCCCCCTGTTGCGGTGTGTACCGACCGACGGCCGACCGGAAGGACCGACTCCGTGGTGGAAGCGGAACCCCTACCGGTCGGTCGACATCCGGGGCACCGCCGAGCTGATCGAGGGCCCGGACAAGGCCTTCCTCCGCCGGATCGCCCGGAAGTACACCGACGAGGACCCCTCCGTCGAGCCGGACACCGTCCGGCGGCTGATCGTCAGGGTCGTCCCGGAGAAGGCCACCGGGACCTCGGGCTGACCCCGGGGGCCGGCGGCCCGGGCAGCGGGTGACGCCGCCCGGGCCGTGCGCTCAGGGGTGTGCCGGCTCGGGCTCTCCCCGTTCCGGGGCGGGGACGCCTGCCGGGCGGCGGTGCGACCAGGGGCGGGCCTCCTCCAGCTGGGCGGCGAGCCGGAGGAGCAGGCCCTCGCCGCCCTGGGCGGCGATGAACTGCACGCCCAGCGGCAGGTCGCCCGGGGTCCAGTGCAGCGGGACCGACATCGCGGGCACGCCGGTCAGGTTGGCCGTCAGGGTGAACGGGGTGGCGGTGAGGTTGTTGATCACCTCGGTGGTGACCAGGCCGGTCGCGGCGACCAGCCGTTCGGTGCGGGTGCGGACCAGCAGCCGCTCGGCGCTCCGCAGCCACCGGGGCGGGTCCAGCCGGCCGACGGCCACCGGCGGGCCGGCGATGGCCGGGGTGAGCAGCAGGTCGTAGCGCTCGTGGAACTCGGCCAGGGCCAGCACGTGCCGGTGCCACCGCTCGTTGCCGCGGACGTAGTCGGCCGCGGTGAGGGTGCGGCCCATCGCGGCGAGCATCAGGGTGTCCGGTTCGAAGTCCTCCACGCCGCAGCCGGTCTGCTCCCGGACGCCGTCGACCAGGGCGGCCATCGAGCCGTACCACAGGGTCGTGAAGTCCTCGGTGAGGGCGCGCCCGTCGATGGCGGGCTCGTCCTCGGTGACGTCGTGGCCGAGCAGCTCCAGCAGGGCCGCGGCCTCGCGCACCGCCTCCACCGCCTCCGGGTGCACCGGGGTGCCCAGCGGGGAGCGGGCGGTGAAGCCGATCCGAAGCCGGCCCGGGTCGCGGCCGGCCTCCTCGGCGTAGGCGCGTTCCGGCGGTGCGATGGGGTAGGGGGAGCAGGGCTCGGGGCCGGCCATCGCGTCCAGCAGGGCGGCGCTGTCCCGCACCGTGCGGGTGAGCACGCCGTTGACCGCCGCGCCGTGCATCGGCTCGCCCATGTCCGGCCCGAACGGCACCCGGCCGCGCCCCGGTTTGAGGCCGAACAGGCCGCAGCAGGCCGCCGGGATGCGGATCGACCCGCCGCCGTCGTTCCCGCCGGCGGCCGGCACCACCCCGGCCGCCACGGCCGCCGCCGACCCGCCGGAGGAGCCGCCCGGGGTGTGCCCGGTGTGCCAGGGGTTGCGGGCCGGGCCGAACTCCCGGGGCTCGGTGACGCCCTTCGCCCCGAACTCCGGCACGTTGGTCTTGCCGAACGGCACCAGGCCGGCGTCCAGCCAGCGGCGCACCACCTCGGCGTGGCGCGTCGCCGGCACGTGCCGCAGCGCCCGGCAGCCGGCCGAGGTCGGCACCCCGGCGTAGTCCTGGAACAGGTCCTTGAGCAGGAACGGGACACCGGCCAGCGGGCCGTCGAGCGGTCCGGACGCCCGTTCCCGGGCCTCGGCGTACATGGGCAGCACGATCGCGTTCAGCCGGGGGTTGACCTGCTCGGCGCGGGCGATCGCGGCCTCCAGCAGCTCGGCGGGGGTCACCTCTCCGGCCCGCACCAGTCCGGCCAGTCCGACTGCATCGTGTTCCATGTACTCGTCGACTCGCATGGTCGGGAACCTAGCACGCTGATGCAACCGGTTCTAGGTCGCCGCGGGGCGATGCGGCGGACCGCCGAAGAGGCACCGCTCCTCCCTACGGTGCCGGCGGCGCTCCGGGGCCGGACCGCCTCCTCCCCGGTGGGGCGCCGCCGGCGGTTCAGCCGGAGCGCAGTTCGCCCGCGCGGGCCGCCGCGAGCGCGATCCGCGCCGCCCGGTCGGCGGCCGCGCGGTCCACCGGTTCCCCGCTGACCAGCAGCCGGAAGTAGAGCGGTGCGGCGAAGGCCTTGACCACCTCGTGCGGGGCGGTCCCCTCGGGCAGCTCGCCGCGGGCCACGGCGCGCAGGACCACCGGCTCGGCGCGGCGCAGCCGGTCGCCGAGCACCCGGCGCCTGGTCTCGGCGACCTCCGGCAGCCGGCCCGCGTCGGTGCCCAGTACCGCGGCGATGACCCGCCCGGTCGGTCCGCCGAGGGTGTCGGCCAGTGAGCGGGCGAGCACCTCCAGGTCGCCCTGGACCGACCCGGTGTCGGGGATGGGGACCTCCTCGGCGACGCGCTCGGCGAGGGCGTCCACGACCAGGCCCTGCCGGTCCTTCCAGCGCCGGTAGACGGTGGTCTTGTGCACGCCGGCCCGGCGTGCGACGCCTTCCACGGTCAGGTCGGCGTAGCCCTTCTCGGCCAGCTCGGCGACGGTCGCGGCGCGCACCGCGGCGCGCACCTTGGGCCCTCGGCCGACGGTCGGCCTGCGCGGACTCTCTTCCAATGCAACTCCCTGTTGCGTTACGGGGGAGGGGTATGCGACATTCGCATTATCGCAACTTGGAGTTGCGATGTGTTCGCGGACCACCCCGAACCGAGGAGGTTCCCATGTTCTTCATCGAGGTCTCCGTCCCCAAGGGCGCACTCGACCCCGAACGCCGCCGCCTGCTGATGGAGCGGCTGGGGTCGGTGGACGAGCTGCTGCTGGGCGAGCCCATGCACCCCGCGGCCGAGCGCACCATGCGCTCCTGCTACCAGGCCGTCCTGCACGAGCCGGAGGTCTGGACGGTCGGCGGCGGCGTCTGGTCCGAGGGGGACCCGCCCCGCTACGCCGTCCGGATGCAGGTCCCCGGCAGCTGGCGCAAGGAGATGGCAGAGCACCTGATCCCGATCTTCCTGCGGATCATCGGCGAGGTCGACGGCGACCCGGAGGGCGTGGCCTCGGAGCCGCGCGCCCTGGTGAACGTCGTCGGCGTCCCCGAGGGCTCGGTCGGCGTCTTCGGCGGCCCGATGCGCTCCGAGGACCTGGGCCTCAAGGTCGGCCGGTCGTTCCGCGAGGCCCGGCGGCGCGGCGAGACCGCCCCCGGGCCGAGGCCGGGCGCCGTCTACGACCCGATGTGCGGGATGACGATCGACCTCTCCACCGCCGAGTTCACCCTGGAGCACGACGGCGAGGTCTACGGCTTCTGCTGCGAGCCCTGCCGGGCCGGTTTCCGGGAGGAGTTGGCCGGGACCTCCGCCTCCGGGTGACCGGCCCTGCCGGGGCGCCCGGGAACGCGCACTCGGCCCCGCGGGGCCGGCACGGCGCACCGC from Nocardiopsis composta encodes:
- a CDS encoding TetR/AcrR family transcriptional regulator, producing MARTADHDERRRQVADALLRTVARRGLARTTLVDVAEEAGVSVGLVQRYFRSKTDLLRFGVDHVYRRGADRLAGIELAPPLRDLMLKVTETLLPLDDDRRTELAVWLEFIAASLTDPEMARIHREATRKIVDGLADGLRGAQERGELRADLDPRAEAAALTAFVDGLTLHHLATGEEFEAEAVRAALAGYIDRLFGTGGRE
- a CDS encoding GAP family protein; protein product: MTSGLAAILAGLALLDSMSVGTLFIPVWLMLAPGRIRPLRFAAYLATVAVFYFLLGAVLSLGAGAALPGAADPSGGPAAAGPSPLLRSAIGAVLLVGGFVLERRERNRQGHPRRLVQWRERAMTGSGGAAALMALAVAAALLEAATLLPFLGAIGIMAGLGLSAAATAAGLAMYCLIMVAPAVALFLGRLFAHARIAPYLERFDRWSTRNGGKVIAWALQGLGGFLLGNGLLVHFLG
- a CDS encoding amidase, translated to MRVDEYMEHDAVGLAGLVRAGEVTPAELLEAAIARAEQVNPRLNAIVLPMYAEARERASGPLDGPLAGVPFLLKDLFQDYAGVPTSAGCRALRHVPATRHAEVVRRWLDAGLVPFGKTNVPEFGAKGVTEPREFGPARNPWHTGHTPGGSSGGSAAAVAAGVVPAAGGNDGGGSIRIPAACCGLFGLKPGRGRVPFGPDMGEPMHGAAVNGVLTRTVRDSAALLDAMAGPEPCSPYPIAPPERAYAEEAGRDPGRLRIGFTARSPLGTPVHPEAVEAVREAAALLELLGHDVTEDEPAIDGRALTEDFTTLWYGSMAALVDGVREQTGCGVEDFEPDTLMLAAMGRTLTAADYVRGNERWHRHVLALAEFHERYDLLLTPAIAGPPVAVGRLDPPRWLRSAERLLVRTRTERLVAATGLVTTEVINNLTATPFTLTANLTGVPAMSVPLHWTPGDLPLGVQFIAAQGGEGLLLRLAAQLEEARPWSHRRPAGVPAPERGEPEPAHP
- a CDS encoding TetR/AcrR family transcriptional regulator, coding for MEESPRRPTVGRGPKVRAAVRAATVAELAEKGYADLTVEGVARRAGVHKTTVYRRWKDRQGLVVDALAERVAEEVPIPDTGSVQGDLEVLARSLADTLGGPTGRVIAAVLGTDAGRLPEVAETRRRVLGDRLRRAEPVVLRAVARGELPEGTAPHEVVKAFAAPLYFRLLVSGEPVDRAAADRAARIALAAARAGELRSG
- a CDS encoding YHS domain-containing protein gives rise to the protein MFFIEVSVPKGALDPERRRLLMERLGSVDELLLGEPMHPAAERTMRSCYQAVLHEPEVWTVGGGVWSEGDPPRYAVRMQVPGSWRKEMAEHLIPIFLRIIGEVDGDPEGVASEPRALVNVVGVPEGSVGVFGGPMRSEDLGLKVGRSFREARRRGETAPGPRPGAVYDPMCGMTIDLSTAEFTLEHDGEVYGFCCEPCRAGFREELAGTSASG